One stretch of Akkermansia massiliensis DNA includes these proteins:
- a CDS encoding nucleotidyl transferase AbiEii/AbiGii toxin family protein, protein MIPEYFVRSWASQAPWPRNELVEQDMIICRALIAIFSDPFLAEHLAFRGGTALHKLYLSPQPRYSEDIDLVQIHAGPIKPILDHLREALAFLGEPKTKRASHNNTLVYRLESEILPIMPIRLKVEINCREHFHQLDWVHLPFRMNNDWFSGECRITTYELDELLGTKMRALYQRRKGRDLFDLHRALSEGTTHADRILSCFRTYMEFVVDRSPSQKEFVMNLEQKMSDPVFLGDTEAILRPDTDYDPAHAFEHVMERLISKL, encoded by the coding sequence ATGATTCCCGAATACTTTGTCCGATCATGGGCATCACAAGCACCATGGCCCCGGAATGAACTTGTCGAACAGGACATGATCATATGCCGTGCCTTGATTGCCATTTTCTCAGATCCATTTCTTGCAGAGCATCTGGCTTTTAGAGGTGGAACGGCTCTTCATAAATTGTATCTGTCGCCCCAGCCCCGGTATTCCGAAGACATTGATTTGGTTCAGATCCATGCCGGCCCCATCAAGCCGATTTTGGACCACCTCCGTGAAGCTCTGGCCTTTCTGGGTGAACCTAAAACAAAAAGAGCCAGCCATAACAATACCCTTGTCTACAGGCTGGAATCAGAGATTCTCCCTATCATGCCTATTCGGCTGAAGGTGGAAATCAATTGCCGTGAGCACTTTCATCAGCTGGATTGGGTACATCTTCCGTTCCGCATGAACAATGATTGGTTTTCCGGCGAGTGCCGCATTACCACTTATGAACTGGATGAACTGCTCGGCACCAAAATGAGAGCACTTTATCAAAGGCGAAAAGGACGTGACCTATTCGATCTGCACCGGGCTCTTTCCGAAGGAACAACTCATGCAGATCGCATTCTTTCGTGTTTTCGCACCTATATGGAATTCGTAGTCGACAGATCTCCTTCGCAAAAGGAATTTGTAATGAACCTTGAGCAGAAGATGTCCGACCCTGTGTTTCTTGGAGATACGGAAGCCATTTTACGTCCCGATACGGACTATGATCCAGCCCATGCGTTTGAACATGTTATGGAGAGACTGATCTCCAAGCTGTAG
- a CDS encoding ABC-three component system protein — protein MKEIPAPNLQSVSPVHVQFGKVIPAQQQILLYNFSDWEDFVHEWVNSQRSKYLQVLRMSGPNDKGIDVAGYTDKEGLHGVWDNFQCKHYKDALTPATAIIEIGKILWYSYSGDFRAPRYHYFIAPKGCGMSLVRLLGDRVALATKTINEWDKCCAEKITNIRKINLEGEFKKYVENFDFSIFSHKTLLEIIDDHKFTQYHAARFGGGLQPRPPAIEPPESLQSNESHYIQQLYEVYEEKTKARISEKCHLETYPDLLKHFSRQREFFYHAESLRNFARDNVPPGTYEDLQTEVYAGVIDIHDFTHNNSFSRLGAVLQAASSLQLTSNALISVIKVQDRKGICHQLANDNRLEWRQK, from the coding sequence ATGAAAGAGATTCCTGCTCCAAATCTGCAAAGCGTGAGTCCTGTGCACGTCCAGTTTGGGAAAGTGATCCCTGCTCAACAACAGATTTTGCTCTATAATTTTTCTGATTGGGAGGATTTCGTGCATGAATGGGTTAATAGTCAAAGGTCGAAGTATCTTCAGGTCTTACGTATGTCAGGCCCAAATGATAAGGGAATTGACGTAGCTGGATATACAGACAAAGAAGGATTACATGGAGTTTGGGATAATTTCCAATGCAAACACTATAAAGACGCCTTGACCCCTGCAACGGCAATAATAGAAATAGGCAAAATACTATGGTATTCGTATTCAGGTGATTTTAGAGCACCAAGATATCATTATTTTATTGCTCCAAAAGGCTGCGGAATGAGTTTAGTAAGATTATTAGGCGACAGAGTTGCTCTAGCAACAAAAACAATAAATGAATGGGATAAATGTTGCGCAGAAAAAATAACAAACATCCGTAAAATTAATTTAGAGGGCGAGTTTAAAAAATATGTAGAAAATTTTGATTTCTCTATTTTTTCACATAAAACACTGCTCGAAATAATTGATGATCATAAGTTTACACAATATCACGCTGCACGATTTGGAGGAGGATTGCAACCTCGACCACCAGCCATAGAACCTCCTGAGTCTCTCCAAAGTAATGAAAGTCATTACATTCAGCAATTATATGAAGTTTATGAAGAAAAAACTAAGGCTAGAATTAGCGAAAAATGCCACTTAGAGACATATCCTGACTTATTAAAACATTTTAGTCGACAACGAGAGTTTTTTTATCACGCTGAATCGTTGCGGAATTTCGCCAGAGATAATGTACCTCCAGGGACATACGAAGATTTACAAACTGAAGTTTATGCAGGAGTTATTGATATTCATGATTTCACGCACAACAATAGTTTTTCTCGTCTCGGAGCAGTTTTACAAGCGGCATCCTCATTACAACTTACGTCAAATGCACTTATAAGCGTAATAAAAGTGCAGGACAGAAAAGGAATTTGTCACCAACTTGCTAATGATAATAGATTAGAATGGAGGCAGAAATGA
- a CDS encoding sensor histidine kinase, protein MERLPFTVSARTARLIGRENVASARGAIIELVKNSYDADSKKCLIIFDIPLTNETKILSCEKWNIVLTRVEQTGLSKEELNSYFEVNFNVAKKRANLTAQQDLDYNNFCKKLSSIYIIDNGEGMSSDVVKDHWMVIGTQNKLINFKSNIKDRIKSGAKGIGRFALDRLGEQCEMISFTKKKHLQAIKWTVNWNEFDGEGKKIEDVSAILENINDSNYFECLLQHYPALSKRSLENLSEMSTGTCLRITQLRDDWFSKDITNLFNDLVILTPPLGNEEFSIIFEHIQQPHEYGKVLSSICDDFDYKLRADVNVDGKLNLHIIRREYDVNKIPDDFFERGKMKKFPYRRSEFSDKGFALTKSIFTLLPGMPHEQIAKLGPFSLTLYYLKRSVRPKDISLYFYRNINYQSGQRQQWLETFKGIKIFRDNFRVRPYGDPRESAFDWLSLGPRKAKSPAGVGRNLGGYRMEVNNLSGVIEISRLLNPCFEDKSSREGLQEGDAFNLFKMLIIEIIAELEKDRSTIVKELKSYSKEQSKINIPEEIKTGERLVEELTNSETLLDPQDLDPKVIAMAKYARQQRDKVLELERTIREEQSLLRAMASNGLVMATFGHDFSQQLAIQETRMLRLKKTLERHLKEEDLLQKGCQDSLNPFRMIEDYKDDDRKIAAWIDFAKRVARKDKRNRKQISLKNYFLKLQKNWEPFLSVKGIALSCDTPENVFIQSLEIDLDSIFNNLIINSIDAFSLSTNKREIFIKCTIEDNPKVIKFTYRDNGPGLSLDLNPPEIIFDPLITTKRDVKTGEPIGTGLGMWIVKTIIHNYGGEISLNRNLKGFCMYFTMLY, encoded by the coding sequence ATGGAAAGACTTCCTTTTACTGTTTCTGCTCGTACAGCCAGGCTTATCGGCCGAGAGAATGTTGCGTCCGCTCGCGGTGCCATAATTGAATTGGTCAAAAATTCTTATGATGCTGATTCAAAAAAATGCTTAATCATATTTGATATACCTTTGACAAATGAGACGAAAATCCTTTCTTGCGAAAAATGGAATATAGTATTAACACGCGTAGAGCAAACAGGATTGTCTAAAGAAGAATTAAATTCTTATTTTGAAGTTAATTTTAATGTGGCTAAGAAACGAGCAAATTTAACAGCACAACAAGATCTTGATTATAATAATTTTTGCAAAAAATTGTCAAGTATATATATTATTGACAATGGAGAAGGAATGTCTTCAGATGTTGTAAAAGATCATTGGATGGTCATTGGCACTCAAAATAAGTTAATTAATTTCAAAAGTAATATTAAAGATAGAATTAAATCTGGAGCTAAAGGCATTGGGCGTTTTGCTTTAGATCGTTTGGGAGAGCAATGTGAAATGATATCATTCACAAAAAAGAAACATCTTCAAGCTATTAAATGGACTGTTAATTGGAATGAGTTTGATGGTGAAGGCAAAAAAATTGAAGATGTTTCAGCAATATTAGAAAATATTAACGATTCTAATTATTTTGAATGTTTACTTCAACATTATCCTGCCCTTTCAAAAAGATCATTAGAAAACCTCTCTGAAATGTCTACTGGTACTTGTTTGCGCATTACACAATTGCGAGATGATTGGTTTTCCAAAGACATAACTAACCTTTTTAACGACCTTGTCATTCTTACTCCACCGTTGGGGAACGAGGAATTTTCTATTATTTTCGAGCATATCCAACAACCCCATGAATATGGAAAAGTTTTGAGCAGTATATGTGATGATTTTGATTATAAATTGAGAGCTGATGTTAATGTTGATGGAAAGCTCAATTTGCATATAATTCGGCGAGAATATGATGTAAATAAAATACCGGATGATTTTTTTGAACGTGGGAAAATGAAAAAATTCCCATATCGACGTTCAGAATTTTCTGATAAAGGTTTTGCTTTGACAAAGTCTATTTTCACCCTTCTTCCGGGCATGCCCCATGAGCAAATTGCTAAGTTAGGGCCTTTTTCATTAACTCTTTACTACCTAAAACGCTCGGTTCGCCCTAAGGACATTTCATTGTACTTTTATCGTAATATCAATTATCAGAGCGGCCAACGTCAACAATGGCTTGAAACATTCAAAGGTATCAAAATTTTCAGAGACAACTTTCGGGTTCGTCCCTATGGTGACCCCCGAGAATCAGCTTTTGACTGGTTATCTTTAGGACCAAGAAAAGCTAAAAGCCCGGCAGGCGTTGGGAGAAATTTAGGTGGTTATCGAATGGAAGTTAATAACCTTAGTGGGGTTATTGAAATATCTCGCCTTCTTAATCCATGTTTTGAAGATAAGTCCAGCCGTGAAGGTTTGCAGGAAGGAGATGCATTTAATCTTTTTAAAATGTTAATTATTGAGATTATTGCAGAATTAGAAAAGGATCGTTCTACAATAGTCAAAGAGCTTAAATCTTACTCAAAAGAGCAATCAAAAATAAATATACCAGAAGAAATTAAAACAGGAGAACGTCTTGTCGAAGAATTAACTAACAGCGAAACCCTATTAGATCCACAAGACTTAGATCCTAAAGTGATTGCCATGGCAAAATATGCTCGGCAACAAAGAGATAAAGTTCTAGAATTGGAAAGAACTATTCGGGAAGAACAAAGCCTGCTTAGGGCTATGGCAAGTAATGGTTTAGTTATGGCTACTTTCGGACATGATTTTAGTCAACAGTTAGCTATTCAAGAAACCCGTATGCTAAGGTTGAAAAAAACGCTAGAACGTCACCTCAAAGAAGAGGATCTACTTCAAAAAGGATGCCAAGATTCACTCAATCCATTCCGAATGATAGAAGATTATAAGGATGACGATCGAAAAATTGCAGCATGGATAGATTTCGCTAAAAGAGTTGCTCGTAAAGACAAACGAAATCGCAAACAAATTTCACTTAAAAATTATTTTCTAAAATTACAAAAAAATTGGGAACCATTTCTTTCAGTTAAAGGCATTGCTCTTTCTTGTGATACTCCTGAAAATGTATTCATTCAAAGTTTAGAAATTGATTTAGATAGTATATTTAATAACCTTATAATTAATTCTATAGATGCATTTTCTTTGTCTACTAATAAACGAGAAATTTTTATTAAATGTACAATTGAAGATAATCCTAAAGTAATAAAATTTACATATCGTGATAATGGGCCGGGGCTTTCATTGGATTTAAATCCTCCTGAAATTATTTTTGATCCTTTAATAACTACTAAAAGAGACGTGAAGACAGGAGAGCCCATAGGGACTGGATTGGGGATGTGGATTGTTAAAACGATAATTCATAATTACGGAGGAGAAATTTCTTTAAATAGAAATTTAAAAGGATTCTGTATGTATTTTACTATGCTTTATTAG
- a CDS encoding DUF932 domain-containing protein gives MNPIIALPHHPVAARNILPLEDTRQAAHLQRRNIMPEPAAAPVIPPTVFRKGLLLHCGAEVVDRRTLSRVETPSCTESWFPLPHDFLLKEVESQLTAHGFGIGETTHALSHEGKRYFGVLQILQPDDGPGDYSWIVGIRNSHDKTFPASLVMGTRVFVCDNLAFNGEVKLSRKHTRFAVRDLRFMTSRAVGRLGEQFHREDERIAAYKKQRLTDKAAHDLLIRAVDCRAITPTVLPEVIRYWREPLHEEFRSRTVWSLFNAFTEQFKAVNPHVVAKRSQALHGLCDSVCGLIS, from the coding sequence ATGAATCCTATCATCGCATTGCCGCACCATCCGGTAGCAGCCCGGAATATCCTGCCTTTGGAAGATACCAGACAGGCAGCCCACCTCCAGCGGAGAAACATCATGCCGGAACCGGCAGCGGCTCCGGTTATTCCCCCGACCGTATTCCGCAAAGGGCTTCTCCTCCACTGCGGGGCCGAGGTCGTCGACAGGAGAACCCTGTCCCGTGTGGAGACCCCGTCCTGCACGGAATCATGGTTCCCGCTTCCCCATGATTTTCTGCTGAAGGAAGTGGAATCCCAGCTTACCGCCCACGGCTTCGGCATCGGGGAAACCACCCACGCCCTCAGTCATGAAGGAAAACGGTATTTCGGCGTCCTCCAAATCCTGCAGCCTGACGACGGCCCTGGCGACTACTCGTGGATTGTCGGCATCCGCAACTCCCACGACAAAACCTTCCCGGCCTCTCTGGTCATGGGAACGCGCGTGTTCGTCTGCGACAACCTCGCGTTCAACGGAGAAGTGAAACTCTCCCGAAAACATACGAGGTTCGCCGTACGGGATCTGCGCTTCATGACCTCCCGGGCTGTCGGACGGCTTGGGGAACAATTCCATCGTGAAGACGAACGGATTGCCGCCTACAAAAAACAGAGACTGACCGACAAGGCCGCGCATGATCTTCTGATCCGCGCGGTCGACTGCCGGGCCATTACGCCGACCGTCCTGCCGGAAGTCATCCGGTACTGGCGGGAGCCGCTTCATGAAGAATTCCGATCCCGTACCGTCTGGAGCCTGTTCAACGCCTTTACGGAGCAGTTCAAGGCCGTCAACCCGCATGTGGTCGCCAAACGGAGCCAGGCCCTGCACGGTCTGTGCGATTCCGTCTGCGGTTTGATCTCCTGA
- a CDS encoding type IV toxin-antitoxin system AbiEi family antitoxin, translated as MEGFTVRSWIQEQATQGRLFFTREEILKALPDTSKQTVAVGLLRARETRLISIAWQGFYLILPPAYVKQGTLPVTMYLDALMKYLERSYCVALLNAAAFYGAAHQSPQTFAVMTTIPVPRSRTQHGTRLEFVGKREFSQGIPPELLKEFKTPSGYIQVSSPEFTALTLVQYAGRIGGLSRVLTVLEELLEACHFDHMPGSILSCVPLPCFQRLGYMIEVLLGDKEQSRSLYAFLETHRQPLQKSLLSLESPVKTGTADKRWKLIINETQESDLS; from the coding sequence ATGGAAGGATTTACCGTCAGATCCTGGATACAGGAACAGGCAACTCAAGGTCGCCTGTTTTTTACTCGTGAAGAGATACTGAAAGCACTACCCGATACGTCTAAACAGACAGTGGCAGTTGGGCTGTTGCGTGCCCGGGAAACTCGCCTCATTTCTATCGCCTGGCAGGGATTTTATCTCATTCTTCCCCCTGCTTACGTCAAACAGGGGACATTGCCTGTCACCATGTATTTGGACGCATTGATGAAGTATTTGGAACGTTCCTATTGTGTTGCGCTGCTCAATGCTGCAGCATTCTACGGAGCCGCTCATCAGAGTCCCCAAACTTTTGCTGTCATGACGACCATACCCGTTCCCCGGTCCAGAACCCAACATGGCACACGATTGGAGTTCGTGGGAAAGCGGGAGTTCAGTCAAGGTATCCCTCCTGAACTGCTCAAGGAGTTCAAAACTCCTTCCGGATACATTCAAGTTTCTTCTCCGGAATTCACGGCCTTGACGTTGGTTCAATATGCCGGGCGCATTGGAGGACTCTCCCGTGTGTTGACGGTACTGGAAGAACTTTTGGAAGCCTGCCATTTCGATCATATGCCGGGCAGTATCCTATCGTGCGTACCTCTGCCTTGTTTTCAACGACTCGGCTATATGATAGAAGTCCTTCTGGGGGATAAAGAACAAAGCCGTAGCCTGTACGCATTTTTGGAAACTCATCGCCAGCCTTTGCAAAAATCCCTTTTGTCTTTGGAAAGCCCTGTCAAAACAGGAACAGCAGATAAACGCTGGAAACTTATCATCAACGAAACTCAGGAAAGCGACCTCTCATGA